In one Populus nigra chromosome 12, ddPopNigr1.1, whole genome shotgun sequence genomic region, the following are encoded:
- the LOC133669201 gene encoding uncharacterized protein LOC133669201 isoform X1: MGGGRGGGGGGGGGAEAQYMTAKISVWWDIENCHVPMGCDPHAIAQNISSALVKMNYCGPVSISAYGDTHRIDSAVQQALSSTGIALNHVPAGVKDASDKKILVDMLFWAVDNPAPGNYLLISGDRDFSNALHQLRMRRYNILLAQPQKTSASLLAAAKSVWLWTSLLAGGPPLTEGELQKLCSNNYMSTSDTKQIPVSDAAQIKEPVDSYSEKPYVANQKSPYTPRGHDNKQKGKNIQRNPSQTNTSKTTSSPLWTQEDHHNSNSHQPGPSFPKVPPSGPGLDFVPGNNNFTWSDNTHINGNYQNHYTQQLRPNNPGMRPEFAAGGLYPPHPNLHPRAPPPMPVRPNGTSFTSAPYTSAPDIGILNIPGHPVNFNPQRRNPELKHDPKKKLPRSVSLSNSQNGNMAHNSPSVYRDEKPNHRYPGGPEYPPSSSYAMGASVAPGSDKWGSQGCPKPSEYVQGLIGVVLLALNTLKSERIMPTETNIADCIRYGDLKHRNTDIKKALESAIKHQMVATRSLGAMQLYVGKNEKLWKCVNPVGGKAKQIQKATWNEIHQFLRSSAGRSAILASECRYEAGTILKSKCLKEHVLGDVLQILNMVIGYKKWIIPHQSGWRPLSITIAEKANSDSGSTEGTFGWDSGSTEGTFGWDTGSTEGKWDTGSTEGTFGGDSGTTEGTFGCEWG; the protein is encoded by the exons ATGGGCGGAggcagaggaggaggaggaggaggaggaggaggagcagaGGCACAGTATATGACTGCCAAGATTTCAGTTTGGTGGGACATTGAGAATTGTCATGTTCCCATGGGCTGTGACCCCCATGCCATAGCACAAAACATAAGTTCAGCCCTTGTCAAGATGAATTATTGTGGTCCAGTCTCTATTTCTGCTTATGGTGACACCCATCGAATCGATTCTGCTGTTCAACAGGCTCTTTCTAGTACTGGGATTGCTCTCAATCATGTCCCTGCAG GTGTGAAAGATGCAAGTGATAAGAAGATACTTGTTGATATGTTGTTCTGGGCAGTGGACAATCCTGCGCCTGGtaattatttgttgatttctGGTGATCGAGACTTCTCAAATGCTCTTCATCAGTTGCGAATGAGAAGATATAATATTCTTCTAGCACAACCACAGAAGACATCCGCATCCCTTCTTGCAGCCGCGAAGAGTGTATGGCTTTGGACGAGTCTTTTGGCTGGAGGACCGCCGCTCACTGAAGGCGAGTTACAAAAACTTTGTAGTAATAACTATATGTCCACTTCAGACACGAAACAGATTCCAGTGTCTGATGCCGCTCAAATAAAGGAACCAGTAGATTCCTATTCTGAGAAGCCTTATGTGGCAAATCAGAAGTCTCCTTACACACCAAGGGGTCATGACAATAAACAGAAAGGGAAAAACATTCAAAGAAACCCGAGTCAAACAAATACATCCAAAACAACAAGCTCGCCTCTTTGGACCCAAGAAGATCATCACAACTCAAACTCTCACCAACCTGGTCCTTCTTTCCCCAAAGTTCCCCCAAGTGGACCTGGCCTGGATTTTGTTCctggaaataataattttacttggAGTGACAACACCCACATCAATGGCAACTACCAAAATCATTATACACAACAATTAAGGCCAAACAATCCTGGTATGCGACCTGAATTTGCAGCAGGTGGTTTGTATCCTCCCCATCCTAATCTTCATCCTCGCGCCCCTCCTCCAATGCCTGTGAGACCCAATGGAACTAGCTTTACCTCTGCACCATATACAAGTGCACCTGATATTGGTATTTTGAACATTCCCGGACACCCTGTCAACTTTAACCCTCAACGACGAAATCCAGAGCTAAAACATGATCCCAAGAAGAAACTTCCCAGATCTGTAAGCTTAAGTAACTCGCAAAATGGAAATATGGCACATAACTCGCCATCAGTTTACCGGGATGAGAAGCCAAACCATAGGTACCCTGGTGGTCCAGAATATCCGCCATCATCCTCATATGCAATGGGAGCCAGTGTTGCTCCAGGGAGTGATAAATGGGGGAGTCAAGGTTGCCCAAAACCTTCCGAATATGTTCAAGGCCTTATAGGAGTGGTCTTGCTTGCCTTGAACACCCTTAAAAGTGAAAGGATAATGCCAACTGAAACAAATATAGCTGACTGCATCCGCTATGGAGATCTGAAGCACCGTAATACTGACATTAAGAAGGCCCTTGAGAGTGCCATTAAGCATCAGATGGTAGCAACTCGGAGTTTAGGTGCTATGCAGTTGTATGTTGGTAAAAATGAGAAACTGTGGAAATGTGTCAACCCTGTTGGTGGTAAAGCTAAACAAATCCAAAAAGCAacatggaatgaaattcatcaatTTCTGAGATCCTCTGCTGGACGATCTGCAATCTTGGCTTCTGAGTGCAG GTATGAAGCAGGCACTATTTTAAAGAGTAAGTGCTTGAAAGAACATGTTCTGGGTGATGTACTTCAGATCTTGAACATGGTAATTGGCTATAAGAAATGGATCATACCTCATCAATCAGGATGGAGACCACTTAGCATAACAATAGCAGAAAAGGCTAACAGCGATTCAGGCTCCACAGAGGGCACATTTGGTTGGGATTCAGGCTCCACAGAGGGCACATTTGGCTGGGATACAGGCTCCACAGAGGGCAAATGGGATACAGGCTCCACAGAGGGCACATTTGGTGGGGATTCAGGCACCACAGAGGGCACATTTGGCTGTGAGTGGGGTTGA
- the LOC133669202 gene encoding uncharacterized protein LOC133669202: MGEGGGGGAEAQYVKAKTSVWWDIENCAVPRGCDPHAIAQNISSALVEMNYRGPVSISAYGDTHGINSTAQQALSSTGIALNHVPAAGVKDASDKKILVDMLLWAVDNPAPANYLLISGDRDFSNALHQLRMRRYNILLAQPKTASAALVAAAKNVWLWTSLLAGGQPLPECELHKLGSKNYTSSPGTTQIPVSGAAQMKEPVDSYSEKPYVANQKSPSTSRRDRGRANTIQRNPSQTNASKTINTPFYHSAPPPMPARPNGTSCTSAPSTRVPAFGSWNNFRHLVSSCPQRRNAGLEHDPKKKSKGFCAGKRPEASKNKKKPEGENSKGSCARRGAGVKHDPQKKPEGGNSKGSCGGKGPELKPDPSKKPEGENKKVAGARKGVSMKKPVVPRSKGHVNVTKQDKGKKKPPAAKAKVRK, translated from the exons ATGGGCGagggcggaggaggaggagcagaGGCACAGTATGTGAAAGCGAAGACATCAGTTTGGTGGGACATAGAGAACTGCGCTGTACCGAGAGGCTGTGACCCTCATGCCATAGCACAGAACATAAGCTCAGCTCTTGTCGAGATGAATTATCGCGGTCCTGTCTCTATTTCCGCTTATGGTGACACTCATGGTATCAACTCAACTGCTCAACAGGCTCTTTCTAGCACTGGGATTGCTCTCAATCATGTCCCTGCTGCAG GTGTTAAAGATGCAAGTGACAAGAAGATTCTTGTTGATATGTTGCTCTGGGCGGTGGACAATCCTGCGCCAGCAAATTACTTGTTGATTTCTGGTGATCGAGACTTCTCCAACGCTCTTCACCAGTTGAGAATGAGGAGATACAATATTCTTCTAGCACAGCCCAAGACAGCATCCGCAGCCCTTGTTGCGGCCGCAAAGAATGTATGGCTTTGGACGAGTCTCTTGGCTGGAGGACAGCCACTCCCTGAATGTGAATTACATAAACTGGGTAGCAAAAACTACACGTCCAGTCCAGGCACGACACAGATTCCAGTGTCTGGTGCCGCTCAAATGAAGGAACCAGTAGATTCCTATTCCGAGAAACCGTATGTGGCAAATCAGAAGTCTCCTTCCACATCAAGGCGTGATAGAGGGAGAGCGAATACAATCCAAAGAAACCCGAGTCAAACAAATGcatcaaaaacaataaacacgCCTTTTTACCACAGTGCTCCTCCTCCAATGCCTGCCAGACCCAACGGAACTAGCTGTACCTCTGCACCATCTACAAGAGTGCCTGCTTTTGGTAGTTGGAACAATTTTAGACACCTTGTCAGCTCTTGCCCTCAACGACGAAATGCAGGGCTAGAGCATGATCCCAAGAAGAAATCAAAAGGGTTTTGTGCTGGAAAAAGACCAGAGGCAagtaaaaacaagaagaaaccaGAGGGTGAAAACTCAAAAGGGTCTTGTGCAAGAAGAGGAGCAGGGGTAAAACATGATCCCCAGAAGAAACCAGAGGGTGGAAACTCAAAAGGGTCTTGTGGAGGAAAAGGACCAGAGCTAAAACCTGACCCCAGTAAGAAACCAGAGGGTGAAAACAAGAAAGTGGCCGGTGCAAGAAAAGGTGTTTCAATGAAAAAACCAGTTGTTCCAAGATCAAAAGGACATGTTAACGTAACAAAACAGGACAAAGGTAAGAAAAAACCACCTGCTGCGAAAGCAAAAGTGCGAAAGTAA
- the LOC133669201 gene encoding uncharacterized protein LOC133669201 isoform X2 — MGGGRGGGGGGGGGAEAQYMTAKISVWWDIENCHVPMGCDPHAIAQNISSALVKMNYCGPVSISAYGDTHRIDSAVQQALSSTGIALNHVPAGVKDASDKKILVDMLFWAVDNPAPGNYLLISGDRDFSNALHQLRMRRYNILLAQPQKTSASLLAAAKSVWLWTSLLAGGPPLTEGELQKLCSNNYMSTSDTKQIPVSDAAQIKEPVDSYSEKPYVANQKSPYTPRGHDNKQKGKNIQRNPSQTNTSKTTSSPLWTQEDHHNSNSHQPGPSFPKVPPSGPGLDFVPGNNNFTWSDNTHINGNYQNHYTQQLRPNNPGMRPEFAAGGLYPPHPNLHPRAPPPMPVRPNGTSFTSAPYTSAPDIGILNIPGHPVNFNPQRRNPELKHDPKKKLPRSVSLSNSQNGNMAHNSPSVYRDEKPNHRYPGGPEYPPSSSYAMGASVAPGSDKWGSQGCPKPSEYVQGLIGVVLLALNTLKSERIMPTETNIADCIRYGDLKHRNTDIKKALESAIKHQMVATRSLGAMQLYVGKNEKLWKCVNPVGGKAKQIQKATWNEIHQFLRSSAGRSAILASECMKQALF; from the exons ATGGGCGGAggcagaggaggaggaggaggaggaggaggaggagcagaGGCACAGTATATGACTGCCAAGATTTCAGTTTGGTGGGACATTGAGAATTGTCATGTTCCCATGGGCTGTGACCCCCATGCCATAGCACAAAACATAAGTTCAGCCCTTGTCAAGATGAATTATTGTGGTCCAGTCTCTATTTCTGCTTATGGTGACACCCATCGAATCGATTCTGCTGTTCAACAGGCTCTTTCTAGTACTGGGATTGCTCTCAATCATGTCCCTGCAG GTGTGAAAGATGCAAGTGATAAGAAGATACTTGTTGATATGTTGTTCTGGGCAGTGGACAATCCTGCGCCTGGtaattatttgttgatttctGGTGATCGAGACTTCTCAAATGCTCTTCATCAGTTGCGAATGAGAAGATATAATATTCTTCTAGCACAACCACAGAAGACATCCGCATCCCTTCTTGCAGCCGCGAAGAGTGTATGGCTTTGGACGAGTCTTTTGGCTGGAGGACCGCCGCTCACTGAAGGCGAGTTACAAAAACTTTGTAGTAATAACTATATGTCCACTTCAGACACGAAACAGATTCCAGTGTCTGATGCCGCTCAAATAAAGGAACCAGTAGATTCCTATTCTGAGAAGCCTTATGTGGCAAATCAGAAGTCTCCTTACACACCAAGGGGTCATGACAATAAACAGAAAGGGAAAAACATTCAAAGAAACCCGAGTCAAACAAATACATCCAAAACAACAAGCTCGCCTCTTTGGACCCAAGAAGATCATCACAACTCAAACTCTCACCAACCTGGTCCTTCTTTCCCCAAAGTTCCCCCAAGTGGACCTGGCCTGGATTTTGTTCctggaaataataattttacttggAGTGACAACACCCACATCAATGGCAACTACCAAAATCATTATACACAACAATTAAGGCCAAACAATCCTGGTATGCGACCTGAATTTGCAGCAGGTGGTTTGTATCCTCCCCATCCTAATCTTCATCCTCGCGCCCCTCCTCCAATGCCTGTGAGACCCAATGGAACTAGCTTTACCTCTGCACCATATACAAGTGCACCTGATATTGGTATTTTGAACATTCCCGGACACCCTGTCAACTTTAACCCTCAACGACGAAATCCAGAGCTAAAACATGATCCCAAGAAGAAACTTCCCAGATCTGTAAGCTTAAGTAACTCGCAAAATGGAAATATGGCACATAACTCGCCATCAGTTTACCGGGATGAGAAGCCAAACCATAGGTACCCTGGTGGTCCAGAATATCCGCCATCATCCTCATATGCAATGGGAGCCAGTGTTGCTCCAGGGAGTGATAAATGGGGGAGTCAAGGTTGCCCAAAACCTTCCGAATATGTTCAAGGCCTTATAGGAGTGGTCTTGCTTGCCTTGAACACCCTTAAAAGTGAAAGGATAATGCCAACTGAAACAAATATAGCTGACTGCATCCGCTATGGAGATCTGAAGCACCGTAATACTGACATTAAGAAGGCCCTTGAGAGTGCCATTAAGCATCAGATGGTAGCAACTCGGAGTTTAGGTGCTATGCAGTTGTATGTTGGTAAAAATGAGAAACTGTGGAAATGTGTCAACCCTGTTGGTGGTAAAGCTAAACAAATCCAAAAAGCAacatggaatgaaattcatcaatTTCTGAGATCCTCTGCTGGACGATCTGCAATCTTGGCTTCTGAGT GTATGAAGCAGGCACTATTTTAA